The genomic window aaaaggaaacaaaataatctgtgtttttaaacttGTTCTGGGGATTTCTCGGACTCCATTACCATTCTTTTACATATTTTTCAAAACGAGGAAATCCGACTAATACATTTTTATAGACACTGTTTCTGGGTTGCTGTTGCAAGAGTTCAAGACATGTACAGGTCAGGCAGCCTTTAGTAATATAGGATTCTCCCACCAACAAATATATCATATGACAGTTACTGGTGTGTACATTTtgacagaaaaaggaaaaaatagtaAAATCCACCTTTAAATTTTGGCCTGTGGAAGATGGTATTATGGAATAAACGCTGTTACAGAATAAATCCAACCCTGGTGTGAGGGCTCATACAAGCTGCCATTTGTAGTCACACAGTGTGACATAGTTACAGTTTGGTGAAATAGGCTACAGctgaacacaaaaacacacaaaaaagaaaatctgaacATGTTCCCCTGGCACAGCACGAGGGATAAGGCTAAAACAGTGCACTCATACACCTCCTACTGACACACAGAATACCGGTCAAAACTCCAGTGGATTCCAGTCTTTTTTGGCGAGATTTGCAGAACAACACAGGATTGCTGCAGTCCCAGAAAGAATGGGAACTTAAATAATTTGCACAAAAGTAAAGAAAACTGACCTGACACGTGATTACGCAGCTCGTAAAACAGCAGAtccactgtcctgtcaaatgCTGACACTTGTTAGGGTTTTGTGGATCAAGCTGTGGATTGCTGAGCCAGCATAATATTAAATACTTTGCTCGACCTCAAACCGTTGTGAGATGGAAAATATGGTGGAACTCTAGCTTTTGCCTCAGAACATCAAACCCACAAAAGATAAGAGGTAGGTGATGtgacctttttaaaaatgtgtattgCTGGCATCCAGTGGTTAGACAGTCAAAAATGTTTCAACACTACGCAGAGGGCAGAATACTGTTATGAAACATACTTCTCAGCCGTCTCACAGAGAAATAGTTCGCTCACTTAACTAAAAACTTGTGTAACCTAAACTGTGTGGCATTAGTCAGCTTTAGTTGGAGGAGTGGTAGTTTGTGGCAGTCTGGTGTTAAGATAATTCACTTTGAGAAATTGGCAACAGGAAATCACACAAAAACCTCAATGACACACTTTCCTTCCAGTCTACAACCTGTATGGTACTGTCTGTTTATAACACTATATTGACGCCACTGTGACGCTACGAGGTTTATGGCACACAAGCATCAAATTCATCTCTCAGTTAACAAAACTTTCCCTGTAACATcacttcatatttaacagaaaACCTGTTCTGAAAACTCAAATAAGGCTTCCAAGGGTCCAGCCTGGAATCAAAACAGTGTGAGAGCAAGAATTATTCTGTAAATTCATTAGTCAGACTACAGTTTTACCTTTACACATCTATTTTACCATGAGATGTAGGTCACTTAAAATGTCTTGgtgttacttaaaaaaaaaaaaaaaaagagaaaaagccCTGTGATCGACACCAACATACTGAAAAAGGCATTATTCACTCCAGCGGAGTGTAAATTATCAAATGATTGATGGCAATTATTGCACCAGgcatgacagaaacaaaaaggtCGCATGAAATGTAAAGGTTACAAAAGAACCATCAGATTATGCAACGTGGGAAAATAATGGAATGACATCAAGGGAGACGACTACAGAGATTCTCAGTTAAAAGTGACTGTGATGGTCCTAGTTACAACACAGCAGAGCTTTCTTTCACAGCCATGCTGCACTCGCATACCAATGACATAAAAAACAATCTTAAGAATGATAGTGGCTCAAGATACGCATATAGTTTGTAAAATTATtcaaaaataccatcaaaatTTGCAGTCAAAATCATCTGTGCAACCAAATAAAACTGTCAGTGAAATAAATGATTTTTGCCAATTGTTTGATGGATAATTTATGCTCAATTGATTTAAAAAGGCCGTACGCTTAAAGCCTGTAAAACATACATAACTGTTAATTATTCACTTCTCAAACATTCAATATTTTCTACTTACTACGCAAATTCAAAACTCAAACAAAAATTGTTATTCTCTCATTCAAAAAGTGTGCCGTGCAGAGATAAGCAAAAGGCCAAAACAGGTGGGCCACGCAAAGCACTGGGTAGTTCATGAAGGAGTGTCTGGGCAGGGGGATAATAACTTTGTGGGTGCACCAGTGGTGCACAGTtataaaaagcaaagaaaaaagtgtCATTAGAAAACAACCGACTCCTGTGAACAAGTGCCCAAATCAACAGCCATCTTGGATAACATTCATGGTTCCAGTACTCAGACTGGCTCCACACATTCAGCCTCCACTCATCATCACTACAGTACATTTGACTGTAGTGGCTTGCACCAACATTGGGGGGGAAAAAGATAGTACAGCATTAAAGATGGGATAACCTGGTGTTGGTTCAATGGTTAAAGATATCAGGaccttctctcttcctccatcgGCTACCTCTGTTGCCTTGCCTTCCTGTGGGAGCCCATCAAACACCTCTGCAGTGACATGTTAGACCTTTGGGCAGCGATGCAGAGCTACAACATAGCTATGCTCTCAGGGGTACAGTTGAGATGTGTGGACGTGCTGCTGCCCCCGGGGGACTTGAGGCCCTTAGTCGCCCCGCCCATTGTTGAGCTCCGCGCCCTGGGGCCCATGATAACCCCTGAGCCGTGGTGATGGCTCTGCTGCAGGCCTGCCATCATGGTCTCGCTGGTGACGGTGCCAAACTCGTAGGTGAAGGTGCCGTAGAAGACCAAGATGTCCACGGTGAAGACCCACTCACAGATGGCGGCAGTGTGCTGCAAAATGAAACTCTCGTGGATGAAGAAGATGCCGCCTGGAAGGAGGGCGAGTTAAGGAGGACAAACATCTCTggtacaaaacaaataaaactcattCTCCTATTTCACTGAATCCACAGAGGCACAGGAAAGAGCCCAAGCCAAATCCATGATATAATGAGATGAGAAATATGACAAGCAGCTTAACCTCAGGGGGCCAAATGTGAATTCATTACATCATTAGGgttaaattaaaattggctTTGCAGCTCAGATggatttaaaaatcaaatacgAGTCAGTGAACGCAGAATTTTAACCTCAGATAGAATTCTTATTTATCAGATCATTTCCATTAACCTGGGTCTCATCCCTTTTCAAAGGAATAAAGGTGACAATAATGAGTATTGGAGAAAAAACAGTCCTCCTGCACGTCATCGAGAGGCAGGCAGGGAAGAGAGGCCAGCATACGAAGTGACGCAATCGGCATCCCAGTTGTTAGACAAGAGCGGACGGAAAGACCGATGAAACTGAGCCCAGACAGATGTTATCTTGGCTTTACTGTTCTGTCTCAAAGTTGAGGCACAATCATCTTAACTGAGTGTCTCAAGGCTAGTGAAGccaaaaggaaaataaaacaagaggTCTCTCCAATGTTTTATCGGTATGCCACCACCTGAGTGCACTGATCTCAAAATGGCTCGGTAGAGCCATGACATGGTTAACTAACAAGGTGGAGCAACAGGGAAGACAGCAACCAGGAACTACACCACATAATTTTTGATATGAAGAAAAATCAGGTTATAACCAATAACAGTGGCTTAGCCCAATGAGTCATTCCAGTGTGCAAGGACCAACAATATCAGGTCCCTCCAACTGTTGACCTAAACTACTTTTGTAGGACAACATAATGTCCCAGAAATAATTGTGATAGACgatattgtcattttaagaccactttatcatttttggaatgtgaaaaaaatattcagaatatttttttaaagtaatttacaCCTGTTAACATACATAAGAACATTTATTAGCCCTAAAATTAGTAGccctcaataaaaacaaaaccaagtgatTTTTCTTGCGACTAATAAACTCCATAAACTCCATAATTCTGCCAGTGTGCTGCTGAGGGTGGATAGCTTGGTTTCTGCTGGTGGATCTACAGAGTGGAGGGTGAAGTTGTTGGAGggtaaaactacaaaacaacagACTTTGTGGCTCGTTGCCAGAGGATGGCAAGCTAACAACTATCAGGACTGTGTGTCTTCCAGTCGAAAAGTATTGCTGCTGGCAACCAGTAAGCTATGTCATGTTGTCTTGTGATTAAATGATgtacttaaaataactcaaaatacacacacagaaacacgtGAAAAATTGTGTTTAAATACAACACCTACTGTATCTGCACAACAAGTGGAACGTCCCACTAGTAAGTAAAGGATACTGAGGACGAGGGAAACCATGGCTCCCAGTGCCAGAGCCACTCTAAAATGGGCCATCCAGTAGTCGAGGGCGGTCACAGCCACCCGGTAGGTGAGCACACACTGCAGGCATACAAACAGCAGccctgctggaaatgccacaCCGGCACCCACATAGTGTAGAGATTTGGCGTGATCAACCTGACAAACAGAACCGCAGTCAGCAGGGTTGTATCAACGCATCTGAGGGCAAAAAATAGAAGCAAAAGGTCACCAAATTTTGAATTAAGTGTGTTCGTGTTTACCTGGAAGTTGCCCACCATAACCAGGCCCACAGCATTGGTGCAGCCGGACACCAGAGCGCTGGTGTTGACCCAACATCGGTGGCTGTGTTCTATCACCTGGGCGTAGCGCAGAAGGCACACCATCACCACTGCAGGACAGAGGAGGACATACACATTTACAGTGCATCCATTacacaaatagaaaaaaacacagcacaatgcATCAGGAGAAGCCGTTTGATATGAATCTGTGGGTTAGTGGAAATTAAAACATTGTGGTATAGTTAATTCAGTTAAGTACTGGAACGGAAAACAAATGGGCTCTTTTCTGTTCTCGAGCTGACTGGGGAACTCAGGAATTAGAAGGTATTATACACACTTTGTCAGAATCCAAAATGCTTGTTTAAACTTGATGCTCTTGCTTGTTCATAGTTTTACCTACAGCTGTTGGACTGTCAAGTGACTGCACCGTTTTGATAGATGCtagattgatttgtttttactgctgtCTCAGAGAGGATGCATTCTGTAAGTAATTGACATCTCTGGTTGCACGAGGGGGTACTCTTCTTGGCAGGCCTAGCATCATCAGTGTATGAAAACTATAAGCCTGCAGCTTGCTGTCTGTTACAGTGCTACCAACAAAGGCAGTAAAACACCGATCTACAACAGTGAggaagtcaaaggtcaaaactAAAGAATCCAGGCAGGGTTTACACTAGTGAGAAACAAAGTGAGAGAGGAGGGAGCTGAGAACAGACTGAaattaaatgttgaaaaaacaaaaacaaaaacgcaataaaacatgaaagatGGAAAAACTGGAAAATTAGGAGAAACAGATTGATAGTGAAAACAGCAGGAGAGCAATTCAAGGCACAGGGTGAAAATTAGGGCAGAGCTGAGTGGTGATGACACCAgacagggtggaggaggagcaAAGAAGGAAGGCCATGGAGGGTACATGTAGGGGAAAGGACAGAGGGGGGAAGTGGAAGGAAAGCCGCATTCATTATTGATTAGAGAGCACAGGCTATTTCAAGCCCCTCCATATCTCTTGGAGGCTAGTGGCCGACATCTGTGGGCACCATGGAGGATTGATATAACACACATAATGGACAGATGAGATGGCTGTCAAACACTTTTCACCTCGGCTATACTCATTCATTACTCTTGTTGTGCAGATGCCAGCAGTCTTATTTAGTGTACTTGGTGTAAATCGCAGATTGCCAATTTGCATCTTTGCATATTGAACAATCAGTATTTCATAATTTTACAGTACATCACCCAATATTTGTGGAGAACTGACATTTTACTACATCATAGAATAAATATTAAAGAATATTTAACTGATACCtaaattaaaaaatttaaaaaaaaaaaaaaagaagcttgaTTTGAATACTCCCTTTAACATCATTAGTTTTTTGGGGGAGGGTCAAGGGATTGTACACAGGGAGATCATTTTAATGGACTAATTCAACacttttgggaaatatgcttattgtctttcttgctgagagttaatgagaagatcgatacccACCCTTGTGTGTCTGTACACTGAATATGAAGTTAGCTTGACACAATGACTGAATCTAGTCTGGTTTTCTGTATGACGAGCTCCAAAGCTCACTAATTGACACATTGTCTTGTTTGtgcaaaaagggaaaataacaagttgttgttttatgagttATGTGCTGAGACTTCCTGGAGTCACCGCTGGTCACTTGGCAAACTCAGAGACATCAAGTCTCTGGAAAGTCATTGCCACTGGCAAGGAAATAGTCAGGCACATAACCCCCAGTAAAACCACATCTTTATTTATACCTAAGCTTTGAAGGCACCCTCAGGAAAAACAGCACCCGGCTAGCTATATCGAGTGTTTATGCTATGCTAAACTGACCATATCCTGCCAGTAACTTCATGTTTACCATAAAGACACAAGAGTGGAtttaatcttctcatctaactcttggcaaaaaACTGAACAGCATGTTTGCAATCACTGGTGTGACTATTATGACATGCAAAATTCAGATGaagggcaggaagtgataaatccaCATACTGCATGACTTGGAAATAAAGGAACGTGACTAATAAAAGGTTTAGATAAACCTGAAGACAGCAGATATTTTCAGAAATTGAAACTCATGTTGGATGTGATCCATACAAAATGAACACAACTTGACTGATTTGGACACAGCCTTTGCTTTTAAAACAACCTCATCCTCCAGACCTCCtaacattattattgttactaaCGTTACATGGTGAGCTGATGAAGGTGTAAGAGTCTAGGGAGATATACCTAATTTGTGTGCGGTTGGGTCCACGACTGAGACGAGCACTGCCTCGTTTTTGGCAGGGTgagtaaatgtgccagtgtaaGTGTCTTTGATATTTCAACTCTGTTCATGGATGTACCGCAGTCAGGCTAACGGAagaaggtaacgttagctaattgTAGCTACTATTTTCTACCTACTAGGTCTTATGTTGACCTTTGCCTTTTCCCAATTTGACAGGTTTTGAAACAGCCGCAGACAGCACAGATCACAGGCATTTGTGAAGTGGTGGtagtctttgcctccagtttcccGCCCTCCATCTGAACAGCGCACTGATGCATGATGTCATGTGCAAAGAAGTTATTGGCAtatttgcaaaatgtcatactatTCCTTTCATAGGTTTTGCACACACcctatgtctgtgtgtgtgtgtgtgtgtgtgtgtgtgtaagtatggTTTTAAATTCAGTTAGGACGAGGCCTTACCCATAAAGGCTCCGACGTTGCCGATCAAGCTGAACAGGCAGCTTTCAGGAGGGTAGGAACCACATTTACTGCAGCACATGGAGACAAAACAGCTCTCATTATTAAAGGCAGGAGAATAGCTGCACCTACGTATATCACTGTATGCAAGGCCAGTCCCTTTACCATCTCAGTATTTCTAAGACAGACAGCCATGTACAGTCAAAATGAACAGGAATAAGGTGATAATGATTACACATGTGTACATTACACGTACAAATTCAAGAATATAAAAACGACTGGCTCTGATATCATATTTAAAAGTACAACTGAAACTGAGATGAGGCCTTTCCTCTACATACTCTGAAAAAAATCCTGCCAGTCTCATGATGCCTTTTTACAAGAGCTCTTTTGTGCTTGCCCGTGGATAGAGGCTTATTTGCAGATTAAACTAATGCAGTTTATACAAAGCGTGGGTTAATGACTGTCACAGAGCCACAACATAACAAGGTGCTAATTCATGCCTCGGGGCTTTTGCTGCCACAAAACTGCTTTTGTATTctgcagaaacaaagagaggaggagCGGTAGAATAGCCGACCTGATGAGGGGGATGTCCTGGATGGTGCAGCATGTCTTGGGGAAGCCGGGTCGGGGCAGCTCCTCTGTGCATGTTACATTGTAAGACCTGGAGCAGTGACACAATGAGTTCAGTTCATTTGCTACTGGTAGCTGTGGAATCTGAccaatttaaaagaaatataatGATGTGGAATATTATGCCCAtttcctcagatcaaaagaggAATCACTCACCAGTTTTCCACAGGACACACATGGTGATTCATCACAGCCATGGCATACCTATAAATTACAGCAAGAGGTGGcaaatgtcaaacactgtgcTCTAGTCCCTGCTGACGTACACTGGACTATTATCAAGAAAGAAGATTATAGTGGGCATGAGAAAAGGGGTCATTCAGCAGGAAAGGATACTCACTGGAACCTGTGAATATACTCAAATATTAACTGACAGTGCTGATATATATGTAAATAGCTTGAGATGCCCATTTACACAACCCAATAAATCTGTACCCACTTTCCCTTCTGTGTACCTGATAATGTGAATACATTATGATGACAATGAGACAGCATTTGTGATATCATCAAGTGTTACTGTAACTCACACTATCCATATTCCTGTGATGGAGAAGGCAGACAGGCTGACAGGCAGGACGATCCAGGCAGTCATTGGGCTGGCAGTGAGCTGGCTTTGTCCCAAGCATGGGGTGAGAGGGGGGCTTCGGGCTAGAGTGGCAACACGACAGGAGGGATCAGGTGGGGGACGGGTGGGGGAATGGGGTCACTAACAcacagggaaacacacagggggggacatgagaggaaaaaaagggggaatgGCACAGCTCTTCTGCTCCACAGGGCCCTGCAGCCTGCAGCAACctgaaagaagagagaaagaattTGACTTAATATATTGTAATAATAAATCTGTGATGTAAATTATCCTCCAGtagttactttttaaagtttacCATTTTGTGAATTTATATTTCCATTCAGTGTGCCTTATTTTCTCTCATTCAGTAGTTGCCTACTGTGCAGTTGTATGTCACTCAAAATGCAACATTGCAGCTGTATTGCATTTGGGTCTCTTGCCTTGTCATACAAAGCTGACTTCAAAGAACAAGAAGCAACAAAGAGCAACTGCATCACGTCTTCTGTACCTCAGACACAGCAATGATGACTACAGTTGACAGACATGTTGACATGCATGTACCCTTTGTGCCTGTTTGACAGGAAGTAACTAGTTGCGGTCTGTATGTTGCACACCTACGAacattttcacatcactgtaaatCTCTTCTCATAAGATCGTAGTCCAAACTGAAAATGTATCTAATAAAAGAATGCAAATAATTGAACAGGTGCCGACTATACAACAAACAACTTCTCAAGCTatttcactgtcacagacaAACTTCAGATGTCGGAATAAAATCACCAATCAATCAAAATCATCAGTTTTGCTGGAGCCGGGGTTTGGTGTcaggtggtcataaaacttaGTCTGACCTGTCACAAGTCTTTTTCTCATCTTAATGttctgataaaataaaacatgtttaacgTTATTCTAagttttagtcttggctcatgcacATGATGAAATTTTGAGACATGAACATTGTCAATAACCAATAGGCGCGCTCTCTCCATCaccaaacaaaaagacagaaactgGGAAGAGAGAAAATATGGAGGGGTGAAAATGTCTTGGTTTTCttggactgtggaaaaggaggtgAAACTTGTGGAATTGTGGAGTAACAAGGGTCTGtatttaattcagtgtttctgatccaccaaccatcacttattttagtgagaaatcttaatttttgaaacagtTAGCCTCTCATTTCCATGGTCTCCTCATTCTGAAATAGCGCAGCTGACCAATGGAGGCTGGTGGCAAGTTGAGGAGACAAAATTCAACGTAACGTCTATAAAGAAACAGTTTTTTTATGGATAATATTAAAGCTGAATAACATATgactactactttttttttagagttatgtgtttttgtggacacctcagaaattataaatatatcaagaatctagttgtagtcttgcaaaaACGTTACCCTGCAAAATCCCCAGTCTTCGCAATATCATATActctgtgactaaaaactca from Epinephelus moara isolate mb chromosome 8, YSFRI_EMoa_1.0, whole genome shotgun sequence includes these protein-coding regions:
- the LOC126394395 gene encoding transmembrane protein 150A-like isoform X2, with amino-acid sequence MTAWIVLPVSLSAFSITGIWIVYAMAVMNHHVCPVENWSYNVTCTEELPRPGFPKTCCTIQDIPLISKCGSYPPESCLFSLIGNVGAFMVVMVCLLRYAQVIEHSHRCWVNTSALVSGCTNAVGLVMVGNFQVDHAKSLHYVGAGVAFPAGLLFVCLQCVLTYRVAVTALDYWMAHFRVALALGAMVSLVLSGIFFIHESFILQHTAAICEWVFTVDILVFYGTFTYEFGTVTSETMMAGLQQSHHHGSGVIMGPRARSSTMGGATKGLKSPGGSSTSTHLNCTPESIAML